The genomic stretch tctgtttttaatatacaaggttataaactgctttttaatgaaTGTTTATGAATTATAATTAACACCATACCATGCTATTGGCCTTTTTGTGATAGATTGTACATCTTTTGCACAGATATTTTATACCACTAGTTAAGGTGACAGAATTTGAAATGAAGGGCATTCTGAAGGACAAAACTCACAGTGAGTATTTTCTTTCTGTCAAAAACATGTAgaatttgttatttattttattttattgacaATGGCTTACTGCTGGTTCAACTGGTAAAACTGCTGCCATATGGGGCTGGAGTGTGGCTGTGCGATTGaatgtgtggggagggggggctcaaAATGTAGCTGGAAGCACAAGCACAGCAGGAAAATAAAAGCAagttgtgacctttgacctctgaaCCCACAGAGACTCACAGGGTGAGGATGGAGGGCACGACACAGAGCCACTCCATCAGCGCCGTGCGCTGGTCCGTTCCCCAGGAGAAACTCCAGGCTCACAGTTCTGCCCCTATCAGCCTGGTCAAGAGTTCCACCTGCATGCAGGTATTTCCCAGGACACGGGTGTTCGGCGGGCATTACCGATAATGGCTGATATACATGAGAATCCAACTGAGTATGATCCACCATCACAGTTACGGCACAGATACATGTGCGCTGAGTAACTGTTATGCTGAGGATGAAAGAGATGCAAAAGCAAGTGAGAGGAGTAGAAACGCACTGTAATTAAGGGTAAAGGTGATGGCCAGGACAGGAAAACAGATGGGTGACACCGAGAGAGAATGAACACAGCAGGGAAAGCGGGAATGGAGAAACGATACAATACGTAACAGTATGTGTGATGAGTTTTGGTAATCTCATTCATCGATTGACTCTGCTTTCTTCTCTTCATGCCCGCCAGCATAATTCCAGGCACCAGGGCCTGAGGAATCTACGCAGCCTGCAGGAGTGCGTCAAGTTCATCAACGAGTGGAAGGAGAGGGTGGTGCAAATCTGCAAGGTAAGACTACACTGTGAACTCAGCCTGAACGTAATCTTGAAATGTAACAAGCCTGCTAATCAGGGTTGAATGGAGGGGTAGGCAGCTGCTTAAGGCCTGATCGGCACAAGGAGGCCCTGACAAAATGTGAAATCTACTTGGGGGAATCCCCCCCTCCAATCGGTGAAATCTACTGAGGGGAATCTGAGTCAGGGAACATGCAAGTATGCAATGCTGAAACCTGGAATTCTCACCCTTGCCCTAATGACTCTTGAGTCAGAGGTAAGCACTCCTCTTATCAGCGATGAGTTCGCCTGGGATGTCCTCCTCTTCCGCTATCCTGCTCTTTTGTCACACGCTCTTATGGGCCCCTTAAGAGCTTTATAGCCATATCAGTATTCGCGTGCCAGTGGTAATTCACGTGACAGTGCAGAATGCAGTGACATTCACCCCGTTGTCCTGAAACCAGAGCTGGAAGGAGTCACAGGACAAATTACTCTACGAGCTTAGTTCAGTTACAGGTCTGTTATTTTCAGTCTCGGTTTATAAAACCATGTGGTAACTGGTATGATTTTGTAAAATGTTATGAATCCATGGAATCTTAGTAAATGTTTTGAATCATTAAGGTTTGTCCTGAGGGCCACAAGGAAGGGTTGTCCTTGTAATAGGTTTCTAAAGGCAATATAATAGATATTTAAGGTGAACTCAAGTGAAGCATTGTGTTGATTGTTATACCGCATTATGTTACTGGACGATGGGTGGTACTTACTGGTTcaggaaaataataaaaagctgtTTTGAAATGGGCCAGAAGGGACTTACAGTGTACCACACACCTCAGTGGGATTGTCGTTGAGGTGCATTGGTTTGCTTAAATCTTGACCTTCAATTGCTGTTGTTTAtccagtgaaaaaataaaattcagggGAAGGGAAGATAAGCTTTTATGAGCATAATGAACAGTATTGACCTAGACTTGCACGCAATCTTTCGTGCTGAGGTCTTAAGGCACATTTTAATTATCCTAGTGGTGCCAGAAATGGAGATCTTATCACATTTATGGCTCTGTGAAATTTTCACGGCAACTGGTTTCAAGAGTCAGGATTAAGAAACCTGATGATTTTGGGAGGTGATTGTATAGCACAGCTCATAAACAGTGGTATGTTTACATTGAGTACAAGAATAacatgagaaagaaaaaaaagctgaaacAAATTTATTAGAAAGAGGTATGTTGATTACAGAACAACATACAATTTTTTAACCAAAAGTGAATGACGGTTGttcttttgggttttttttttgggggagggggttggcaTTGCATTACATTAAGAGACGCCAAGCTACCAAAGCAGTCCATTGAAACTGGGACTGTGCCGTTTCAGGAGCCTGATGGAGAGGAGGCGTCGTGCAGCAAGTGGCAGCAGCGCAGCCTGGAGGAGCGCAGCCTGGAGGAGCGCAGCCTGGAGGAGAGCCGCAAGCTCATTCTGCAGTGGGCGGAGGAGCTGAAGAGCGTGGATACGGTGAGGAGCAGCTCGTGCTTTAAAGAGCGGCGCTTTTCAGAGAAACCCGCGCTTTTCAGATAAACTCGCGCATTTCAGAGAAACCTGCGCTTTTCAGACAAACCCGCGCATTTCAGAGAAACCCGCGCTTTTCAGACAAACCCGCGCATTTCAGACAAACCCGCGCATTTCAGAGAAACCCGCGCATTTCAGAGAAACCCGCGCTTTTCAGACAAACCCACGCATTTCAGAGAAACCCGTGCTTTTCAGACAAACCCGCGCTTTTCAGACAAACCCGCGCTTTTCAGACAAACCCGCGCATTTCAGAGAAACCCGCACTTTTCAGAGACTCTTTTATGCTCATTCCTACTTGCCTTGATAAATAACCTCTTCCAAGctgatttattggtttcattGCCTTAATCCAGAATTAAATCAGACAGCTGTATAAATACCTAAATGAACATATGGTAGTGGATGAAAGCAtctacattttaaataattattatccCTGTCTGTCTTCTTAGCTGTTTGAACAGGCCCAGACTCAGGGAAATGACAGTGTGGAAGGCACAGAAGACGACAAGAACACCGATGACCAGGATCTTGTGGAGCAGAGGATCATGGAATGGGCTAGAGAACTGCAAACTGTGTCAGAGGTAGGGGAtcaagtatgtgtgtgtgtatgtatctgtgtgtggtcatgtatatattacattgtggggacaaaatcTCCGACTCAGCAATATTCAAATATTCCCACAATGTactaaaaacctgttattttgaccgtGTAAagacattttttcggtccctACAAGGGGaaacttaattttataaaaatctgtgaatgcaatcaaaacactaaaaattccaaaagtcttgcattttgtttagtcagaggtggcaatttcagatccagaaagtaaaaatccagaccatgattttgttttaaccaaccagttgagtactctgtgactgtgactctttatgctcaactggttggttgaaagcaaatcatggtctggatatttactttctggacctgaaattgccacctctgtgtttagttacttatggttaaggttgtcattgatGGGATTAAGGTTATACCAATAGAAATGAAGGTGGAGTCCCAAAAAATGAAGGTTCCTACAAAGACTTAGacaccttgtgtgtgtgtgtgcgtgtgtgtgtgtgtgtgtgcgtgtgtgtttatgtgtgtgtgtttatgtgtgtgtgtttatgtgtgtgtgtgcgtgtgtgtgtgtgtgtgtgtgtgcgcgtgcacgTGTGTTTCTGAGTCTGAACAACCTCTGACCTGTTTCCTGGGAGTATGTGCTATACGGCCACCGTCCTGTACTatctgtggatggatggatataagcTGAATGCATTACGAATCGACACCaccccctgtgtgtgtgaacagcctttgttgtggggtgggggttgcaGCAAACTAACTCTGTCATGATGTCTCACGCTGACAGAACTGCGGGGTCCCGGGTGACGAGCTGCCACAGACGCTTCGCCACATGGGACTGAGGAAGAAGAGGCTTATGCACCTCCTCCCCCTGCTGGAGTTCATCACCTGGTCTTTGCTTAAGGAGGACAGCAAGGTGAGTCCAAcagagtgtgtgtgggagggggtgggACAGCCTGTTACCTGTACTCAGCTGTGTGCCCACAGGAGTTTCTGAAAAGATGACATTTCCATCTTGAGTTTTTTTGATGTCCCACCTAAGTCTTATTACAAGAGCAGCTGACTTAATGAAATAGATTATATGTTTGCTTAATGTTTAATTTCAGGCCAGGTACTGCCCTACTTCTGATTTTATTGCATCAGGGCAAAAGCCAttgaaatgacattttttgTGCATCTAGCATATTAGTGATTGGTTGCATCATTAACTTTGCATAGTGGCTGAATGTCGTCAAGCTGACCTCAAACTCTCGAGTCTTGGCCGCTTGGCGACTGGGTGTCGTAAAAGACAGACGGGCTGCTTCTGAAGCCTGCTTAACTAACATTTAATGAATGGTTGTAAGGGCCAGAGACCGGGTGCAAAACTAGTTCCCTGGGAGCAGTTCAGTTTGTAATGCCAAATGTATATTGTAATATCTAACAGGATGTAAcattttggtgggggggggggattccagTTTGGCCTTGCCCTCTCTAAGACTCCTGGACTTGCCAGATACT from Paramormyrops kingsleyae isolate MSU_618 chromosome 10, PKINGS_0.4, whole genome shotgun sequence encodes the following:
- the LOC111854462 gene encoding uncharacterized protein, with protein sequence MKGILKDKTHKTHRVRMEGTTQSHSISAVRWSVPQEKLQAHSSAPISLVKSSTCMQHNSRHQGLRNLRSLQECVKFINEWKERVVQICKEPDGEEASCSKWQQRSLEERSLEERSLEESRKLILQWAEELKSVDTLFEQAQTQGNDSVEGTEDDKNTDDQDLVEQRIMEWARELQTVSENCGVPGDELPQTLRHMGLRKKRLMHLLPLLEFITWSLLKEDSKGLVPQLWLSAKQHTWKAGTPRYIPNSVWDWICSAEDDVTLDPMSSHPWLLLSDDRKRVQEALSEAMLPPSRQRFDGWPCVLGWEGFSSGRHYWEVDLANDGYWRLGLTTASARRQGRFPMTPATGYWALWRSTHHFYACTKPETPLPMELVPRRVGVYLDYEDGQISFFDAKNKSHIYTFTGTFREKLYPLFAPLDGRTLITISSPKSAAVP